In Candidatus Cloacimonadota bacterium, one genomic interval encodes:
- a CDS encoding XRE family transcriptional regulator produces the protein MAAQEVGQRLAILMKSMKLKNYQFAKKYGISAASLSRYKAGERYPDPELLLKLSESEVNVNWLLTGKGTTRIVQYFDGWMKERLEEKLKVVDSKTGLIQAPTIDYTRTVNLTIIGDISAGPREHIVDCRDLGENIELPRSLLPGQTDKYMAFRINGHSMEPNILHEDIVVIKQEMDWEIANEKVCPVRADDGGHPQESGTRSCQYTYYFTAI, from the coding sequence ATGGCAGCCCAAGAGGTTGGACAACGATTGGCTATACTGATGAAGAGTATGAAGTTAAAGAACTATCAGTTCGCCAAAAAATATGGTATCTCGGCCGCCTCATTATCGAGGTATAAAGCCGGAGAACGCTACCCAGATCCTGAACTTCTGCTCAAGTTATCCGAGTCCGAAGTGAATGTAAATTGGCTTCTGACGGGTAAGGGAACTACCCGGATCGTGCAGTATTTTGACGGTTGGATGAAAGAAAGACTGGAGGAGAAACTCAAGGTCGTCGATAGCAAGACCGGGCTAATCCAAGCACCTACAATAGATTACACTCGCACCGTGAACCTCACGATTATTGGCGATATTTCCGCCGGCCCCAGAGAGCACATCGTCGACTGCCGGGATTTAGGCGAGAACATTGAGCTCCCCCGTTCCTTGCTCCCTGGCCAGACTGATAAGTATATGGCATTTAGAATAAATGGACACAGCATGGAACCCAATATCCTGCATGAGGACATCGTGGTCATCAAACAGGAGATGGATTGGGAAATTGCCAATGAAAAGGTCTGCCCGGTCAGAGCCGACGATGGGGGTCACCCTCAAGAAAGTGGAACTCGATCCTGCCAATATACGTATTATTTTACAGCCATTTAA
- a CDS encoding helix-turn-helix domain-containing protein has translation MERDFTMIWLPLARVAELTGKSVKTIRRLVKEGSLPAVNRLVPSGKSHSTKIFVLAIGELLELEIADCKNKNQQGICLDRELMDIGPDKRNCRFITAKCLCRKFQWQVQKRMP, from the coding sequence ATGGAGAGAGATTTTACGATGATCTGGCTGCCGCTTGCAAGGGTGGCAGAACTGACAGGCAAATCAGTAAAGACGATCCGCAGGCTGGTGAAAGAAGGAAGCCTGCCAGCGGTCAACAGACTGGTGCCCAGTGGGAAGAGCCATAGCACCAAGATCTTTGTCCTGGCGATAGGCGAACTTCTTGAACTGGAGATCGCCGACTGCAAGAACAAGAACCAGCAGGGAATCTGCCTGGATCGGGAGTTGATGGATATCGGCCCTGACAAGCGGAACTGCCGGTTCATCACAGCAAAATGCCTTTGTAGAAAGTTTCAATGGCAAGTTCAGAAAAGAATGCCTTGA
- a CDS encoding efflux RND transporter permease subunit produces KLKPIIMSTLAIMIGMLPMALGIGAAGRELRRPMGIVIIGGLLVSTFMTLFIIPAFYYLVIQKENNKKNGKNNQVPQIENQ; encoded by the coding sequence AAAACTGAAGCCGATAATAATGAGTACCTTAGCCATAATGATTGGAATGTTACCTATGGCTTTAGGTATTGGAGCAGCTGGAAGAGAACTAAGGAGACCTATGGGAATTGTAATCATCGGTGGTCTGCTGGTCTCTACTTTTATGACCTTGTTCATTATTCCCGCTTTTTATTATCTTGTTATTCAAAAAGAAAATAACAAAAAAAATGGGAAAAATAACCAGGTGCCACAAATAGAAAATCAATAA